The sequence below is a genomic window from Lolium perenne isolate Kyuss_39 chromosome 4, Kyuss_2.0, whole genome shotgun sequence.
CCACTCCATGGCTGCTTGCGTTTTTTTTTCTTCTGCGTGTCTGCGTTGCGGGTTCATcatttcgtcgtcgtcgtctttctTCGATCGCCAATGTTTAGGAAGGACTGGTCCGGGATTTCGCGATTCGTCCACTGCATCACGGCGACAGTGATTGGGAGCAGTCGACGAGCGTTTTTCTTAAGGTTTCAGGTTTTCCTTTCCCGAATCCAGCATCTCACCGTACGCAAAGGAAGGAAATCCTATACGACCTGGGTCGCACAATCCGATCGCTGGACCAAGTCATCCGTTTGACACGTAGCAGAAACGAATCTCAAAGCTTCTGGCCACTTAATCACGTATTCCTTCAGCTCCACTACTAATCAATTCCCTAATCGCACACCAACCATATGGAATGGACTTGGAAGCCGGTCCCCTGGAGCACTCTCTGCGAACAGCTCCTCCATCCGTCGTGAGTACAGTATACATCTACAACATGTACGTACAATCCCCTTCTTTCTAAATCCTCTCTTGATTGAATTCATCACCATGCAGCAATTATCAAAGAAATACCTAAACTTCACAGTGAACTGTGTCGTGAAGGAGGTTGGCCATGACAACTGGAGCAACGGTGGCACCACCGTGTTTGGTGTTAGTTGGTCGTGGCTAACTTGAGCCCCGAACTTGAGCGCCGGTAGTGTCGCCGGGGACGGCGACGTGAAGGAGCTACGCCGCAGGGGACAGAGAAGGTTTTTTTTGTGGCACTTGCAGCGTCCGTGCTGTCGCCGGGCGCGGAGGAGCTTGCCGGTGGACGTTGAGGGAGAGCAGCGAGCATCGGCGGATCCGCAATATAGCAAGCGCAGGAATCGCGGCTGCGTCGAGAGGATGCTGGAGAAGGGAACTGAATCTGGATTTAGGGATTCGATTAGTACTAGAGCTGAACGAATAGGTGATTAAGTGgtgaaagcaaaaaaaaaaaggtgaTTAAGTGGTCAGATGCTGTGAGATCCGTTCTGCTACGTGTCAAACCGACGACTTGGTCCAGCAACGGGTTGATACGACCCAGGTCGCATAAGATTTCCTTCCGTACGCAAAACAATGTCCACGCTCTTCTGTCTCCCCTTGGCTACGAGGAATCGCAGCTCCATGCTCTTAACCCTCGTTTGTTCGATTCTCCAAGGAATAGATTCGCTTGGTCCATGTCACATTGTCCTGTCCTGCTAATGTTTTATCATCCTATTCCTCTTCCGTTAAAGTTTCCCGTCGTGTTTCAAGCAAATAGTTTCGTTTCAGTGCCAAGGATATAAAAAGAACAAACTAAAAGATCGTCAAGGTTTTCTTCTTTCATTGCTGGCTAAGCTACTCAGCCTCTGATGAGAAAGTCAAATGCCTTGGCTCCTTATCCAGTTACCATGATGAAGTATTCCACTCTTGGAGGAACGGGTGTACATGCACGTTCCTTCAGAAACAGACAGCGCTAGCTGCCTTGGAACTTTCCTACTACTAATTCTATTATGCATTTTTAGATTTAGGGTCAGCGCTCATTTTATTGTTTAGGATTATTATAACCAGATTCAGCGCTCAGTTTATTATGCATTTTTAGATTTAGGGTCAGCGCTCATTTTTAGAACACTCTGTGCGTAAAGTTTTTACTCCATAAAATTGATATTTTTATGACCTGTGTAAAAGGACAAAAAAATATCtgcacaaaacatgtcggtatttgtTGAAACAACTTTATGAGCAGGTAACATATCAAGATATATACgagattttatttatttatttaactttttaaaatatatttaaaaTGTATTTCAGTCAAAGGGTGCATATGCAAACACCCTGTCCCCACATGTGACATGCTTTCTTTCAGAATAAGACATCTTCCACTCAGCCTATAGAGTATGTatccggaaattcaattcggcgctTGGGTGTATATGCTCCCTCCACccaaaaaacatatttttaattgttaaaaaaatttaacaaaaaatTTCGCACATACCGGCACGAGTGCTCCGCCCACCTCTCGCCATGCCCATGCGTGGGTGTGAGAGAGAAGTCATTCCACCCGTCCATCCACTTCACGCTGCGCTAATCATAATTTTGTTTGCCACCGATGATGACCAACCGCCGCAGCTGGGCGCCATCAACCCGCCCAGAGTGTTCTGCCTACGGGCTAGATAGCTTAGCTAGAGTACATAATTTTCTCAGTCGCAAAAGAAGCCATTTTTCCTAAGCCTCCACTACCGTACGCTGGAATTAATTAGGACATCTCCTTGCCAGCCACCCAAATCGAACACAAAACTGTGTCTGATTTGATCCGCTTGAGTTGTCGTGCATGCATGTTCCCGTTTGGATCACGAGAAAACCCAGCAAGCTCCCCAATTCTTAAATTTTTCTCGTGAAGATAAAAAGTAATCATACAGAGAGGAAATAGACACATATTAATGCAAAACAATTTTTTTATAAAATTGAAACAATAGATAATCTAGGGTTTGCTCGCCCCCCGTGGCCTAGTAGCTGTCGTCATCGCTCATCAACAACGCTGGTGGGCAATTATCGTTGGTGGGTATGTCGGTGGGAGGGGGGACGCAAGCGAGGGCCAAGGCAACCAAGATCCTGAGGGGAGAACCATGGATCCCGGTGGGTTGGCCGACTAGAGTCGGGGTGGGGGGGCACACGCTAGTTGGTGCAGCCATAGAGGCCCTCGCCGCTGCCTCCTGTACCGCTTCTAGTGTGACCTCCCTCTCGGCCCTCGCCAAGGCCTGCAGTACAGCCTCCTGCTTCGATTATGCTTCGTGTCTAACCAAATTGTGCTAGTGCGGGGAGTTGGCGGCGTGCCATGGGTCGACGTGTGGGTCCAACAGTAGGTGGTTGCGACATATGTGGTTCTCCCTCGCGAGGGAGCGGCCGGAAGCTAAGACAGGTGGGATTGGCACTAGGTCCCTAGTAGGGTCCAGATGCCAGATAAGTGCATGTACGACTATGGCACCAGCCTGCCTACCTCCAAGAACATGTGTGTAGTCACTGTATCAACGTTCACGTGCTACCGCCCTACCGAGCCCGGTGGCGGTGGGGAGGGGGTTAAACAAGATGCGCCGCCGGTAGGCACACAAAGGTGTCCAAAcgtggaggaggaatcatccttgtGGTCGTCCGCTTTGGTGTTATGGCTGGCTAGGGCTTATTGGTGTCAGCGGTCGCAGTGGGATTGAGAGTAAGAGAGCGGGGATACAATTTGCACGTGGGGGCGACGAGGCCGCTATCCCATTTAGTAGGATCGCGAGGGGTTGTTGCGTTGCCGATATTAAGGCCCAGGGAGGTGGATAGTTGGACTACGAGGGCACGCTGACTGCTGTCTCCTGTCCATGTGGACCCAAAGTAGGCTCAGGTGCAGGCCGATAATAGGTCGCCGTATTTGGCCACAATCTTTGTTCGCGACAACTCGTTGAGAGACTTGCACACCGAATACTCGAATATGTTGCCCGTTTGGAGATATTCTTACTTAGGGCAAGCAAGTATAATAAAATCTAGCCATCATGCTATACAGATTTAAATATTAAATATTGCTTAGTTgaagaaaggaaaaaaaatgtTAAGTAGGCTCTAATGCAAAATATCAACTATAACACGTGCTCCTATACAAAAGTGAAATATGAGTCATGTTGTGATATACAACATTTGTTTAGCTAACTACGGAGTATAGTACTGGTAGCTGACATGAAATCTTGCTTAGCCAACGACCGTCTGGCTATTGAACTTAATCTTAAGCCTGTGTTTGGCGTGGATAGACACGAAAGCCAAGCCAAGTAAGCAACGTAACATAAACGCAAACGCGAAGCAGCGGACATCCGAGTGAATCTCCCGAAAGCGAGCGGCCGCGCGAGCCTATGTGACTCTGGGCCGTGGGCCCGTCGAGCTGGGCGAAACGGAAAACCCGCGGTGGGGGCCCTTCATTAACCAACAATGATCTCAACGCGGGCGGAACCGACAGCGGGAGTCCATCGAACAGAGCAAAGTTTTGCTTCGTGCGGAAGCCCGAGCCGAGACGAAGCGCCAATCCCCGATCGCGTCTGCACCTGACTCTGCctttgccgccgccgccgccgccgccgcccgccattAAAAGCGGCGTGACTGCCCACCCAACCCCGATCCTCCGCGTCTCCTCCCGATCTTCGTCCCTGCAACCGGGAGGGCTCTGCTCAGCGGCGTCTCCTCCACCTCTACCTTCCTCCTCCTCGCGGGCGGCGGCCGCCGCCTCGGGACGCCGATCGCGCCCACGCATGCAGGTACTGCTTTCCCCCCACCACCGCCCCGCCGCTGGCTTCAAAATTTTCTTTGCGTATCTGCCCATTTCGGCGTCCTCGATCGCTCTTCACATACTGATCTAGGATTTTGCATTGCGGCGCGGGGGAGGTGACCGCGAACCCGCTGCTTCTTCCCTTCACGAACAGCCGAGAAGAGTTCAGTAaagtttcagatttttttttctttcgcgAATCTAGCATCTCTCCGTACACAAAACACCGCCCAATGGTCCTCTGTCCGGAAGTGCGCAGTTCCATGGGTTTAATCCATCCTCGTTTGTTCGATTCTCGCAGGAATAGATTCGCTTCGCCCATGTCACATTTGTCCTCTCCTACGTTCTACATCtttcctgttcctcctcctcagTTTCCTGTCCTGTTTCAACTCCGTTAATTTTGTTGCCAGAGAAAATTGTCACTGGACCCTTGTTTGCTTGCTCGTTAAGCCACCCAACCTCTGAGAAAGTCAAATGCCTTGGCTCCTTATCCACTTAGCCCAGTAAAGTATTCAATTCTTGGAGAGGAACGGGTATACACGTCCCTTCAGAAGAAAAGACAGGGATGTTTTGTAATCTAGCTGCTTTCGTATTTTCCTAATACTACTGTACTATTTTTTAGATTCAAAGTCAGCGCTCGTCGTATTGTTTAGGATTATAACCAGATTTACCTGGTGAACGATCGATCTGTCATCTTCGTACGAAATACTATTCATATGTCTTCTGCAACAGAAAAGTCTGAACCCACCCACATACCTGATCACATCACGATATTCTGTTGATATGTCGTCTAGGAAAAGTCTGAACCCAAATATCTGACCACGTCACGATATGACAAGTCGAATGTATTCTGAGGAAGTTCATGGGCGAGTGTAATTTGTGAACAGTTGCCCGCTTAACCTTTCTCTTCTAGCATGTGTCGCCTTCCCTGATTCCAGTGGCAAATGGCCATACCATCAGCAGAGTTTTTATAATGTCAAAAGGTAGGCATGAAAAACTCAATCTGCAACTGAAAGCTCGATTGTTTGCAGCAGCATGACCAGTACGTAACAATGCTGTGATAGTGAATACTGCACTGCAAATACACACGTATTAACTGGAATGTTCCCTGATTCGTGGGGCTGGTTTGGGGAGTATGTGAGATGACTTAGCTAGCTTGCAAGCCTGACGACGTGGGAACATAGAGAGGACCATACACTAGGGTCAGGGGGTTTGATCGTAGCCAGGTCGCCACGCCATATACATGCCAAAGTTTTGTTCATTACCAATAATAATATATAAAGGTTAATGGTTTTACCTTTCTGAGATATCAATATTAAATCGTGTTTTGGAAAAAGATTTATTGGTGGAGGTGCATATGTTATTTTTTAAGAATACAATTTTTACACTTTACACTACATAATTTCACCACTCTCTTAGCTTTCTTAGGTTACTGTTTTAAGCCATTGCAATATGACTGCTAAATCAGGCAAGCTTTCTTCAGTATGATATTATTCCTTAAGAGAGTGCAAGTCCATGTTAATATGTGAAGCTGGTTTTCTCTTGTGGTTTCAGTACGTGTTGGGATAATTAGACTTGGAAGTCAAAGTATTCAACGAAATGTTTACTGCATTGTTAAACTGTAAAACTGGAACATCCTTTCTTTGGTTACAAGATGATATTGCAGCTGTAGATGTGGTACAGTGTATTTTTATTTTTAACCTCCTGAAGAACGCATGGATCTAGCTAATATCCAGCTTGCATTGCAGCCAAGATGAAGTTTGGTTCAATTTACGAGGAGTACCTAAGGGTGGAGCAGGACAAGTATCTAGCGAAGTGCTCCCATGTAGAGTACAAACGCCTCAAGAAAGTATTAAAGCGATGTCGAGTTGACCGCTCACTGCAAGAAGATGTTACCAATGGTGACCAGCTACTTGACGGGACTGACGCATCTTCAGACATTTGCGAATGCAATTCGTGCACATGTATGTCCAGCCTCTAGTGCAAATAGGCAGACTATGCATCATTGTTTGTACTGTGCTTTCATCTTTCTTGTCTGAATGTCTGTGATATGGCAATAGAAGTGATCCCATTTTCCCTTTCGTGTTCTATATCTCGTTTTTTCCCAGATGTGATTTGACAACGTACTTAGAGAATTAGTAAAATGTTGTTTACTTTCTATCTCTAGTAATGATAATGTTGAGCTTACTGTCTGTTATAACCAGCAAATAAGAAGCACCCGAGAAATTTTATCAAATATTAGAAGTGTCTAATTTCCATTTATACAATCTTGTGCTCTGATTTTCTACCCATTCATCCTTTCTGAATTTCTGTGaaagatttaaaaaaaaaatctgatTTCAGTTTGTAGAATGCCCGGTTCTCTGTTTTTCAAATTTTATAGGTTTTGGAGGGGAAGGCAAAAATATTTGGTATAGCTGTGAAGTATTATGGATCTCAATACTGGGGATTTTGTTGTATAGCCAGGACTAGTTATCTTGACTAAAATAATTTGTTTTCATTAATTTCCTTGATATTGCACTGAAATACTGCTTCTACTGTTGATATCCTGACTTGTAATATTTCTTTTTCAGTGTGTGATCAAATGTTCTTTACAGAACTCAACAAGGAGGCTTCAGACATAGCTGGCTGTTTCAGCTCTAGAGTACAGCGTCTTCTACATCTTCATGTTCCTTCAGGGCTACAAAGGTATATATGGCGTGTACGGCAGTGCTTCATAGATGATCAACAAGTCATGGTTCAAGAAGGCCGAATGCTAATAAATTATGTGACCATGAATGCTATTGCTATCCGCAAAATTCTCAAGAAATATGACAAGGTAAGTTCTTTATCTCCGAACTGCCCTTTAcattttaagatcttcatgctaaTATGCGCATTTTGCAGATACATGGTTCTGTGAGTGGTAGAGATTTCAAGAGCAAGATGCAAACTGAGCATATTGAACTGTTGCAGTCACCTTGGCTTATTGAGCTGGGTGCCTTCCATCTGAACTGTGATAGTTTGGATGTTGATGAACCTGTAGGGTTCTTCAAGAATGGATTCTTCAAGAATTTTTCCTGTGACTTGGCAGGAACACAACCAGTAATGACTATGGCCATCTCTGAAACCATTAAGTATGAGTACAACCTAACTTGTCCAATTTGCTTGGTAAGATGTTTTTCTGAAGTTTCCCTATCTTACTCTTttgattatcttgttcctatgtaATGAAATTTGCAATAGCTAACCTACTATGTTGCAATAGCATGTATTTGTTTGAGCAATTGCTTGTACCAGCAGTACATATTCTTTCTTCTAATGTCGTTGGTAGAATGTATTGCTAGTTTTTGTCTAGCCACTGGCCACCATAAATTGTACTCTCTTTGTTTCATATTAGTTCTCGCTGattaactttgtactaaatcagtGACAACTAGTATGGAGCGGAGGGAGTAGAAAATAGGATTTGGCATGGCTATTGTATCCAGTTAGTGCTACTCATCTGAACCCAAGCATCGGCGTGAGCAGCATGCTATATAATTGATAGTACTTCTATTATATCAAAGTAAAAAAAATTGCAAAATGAGCTTTAAAGCACATTAAAAAAATTACCATGGATTTATACACAGGTTGATTGCAAAATTCGAGTTAATTTTTTTAATCATTTTTTAACTGTTCGGGTTAGAAATCAATTTACGCAACGGAATGTGGCAAATGCTAAATTTTTGTGGGTTCTTCATGGAGACCCCAAATATTGTGAACTGCAGAGTCGCAGGATGACAATATTATATAAGTATTTTTCTACAATACAGTATTACCTCTGTTTTATCGACGCGGGGAGTGAGCTGCGCTTGCATGAATTTGTACCTAGGCCTATGTTAAGTAAAACCAAACGGAGGTAGTACATGTTTATTTGAAGCATTTTTGACTTATGGTTTGGCCATTTGCACAGGACACATTGTTCAACCCGTATGCACTCAGCTGCGGTCACCTCTTCTGCAAAGGCTGTGCATGTGGTGCTGCATCTGTGTACATCTTCCAGGGCGTTAAGACTGCACCTCCGGAGGCCAAGTGTCCTGTATGCCGAGCGGTATGTGAGCAATCCTATATTCTTTTATGTATCATTGTGGCCCTGTCTGCTTGTTTCCGTCGATTACCTGCTTCTTTTCCATGGCCATATAGTTTCTTCCATACCACCTTCGTTTTCCAACGGCAGCCATAATTTCTTAGCTTTTTTAGTTTGATAGTTGGTGGTACACTTGAACTTGCTGCTAAACAAATGCAACTATTGATAAGAATGGAGCATTGCTTCAACTAACATGGTAATGGTTTGAATCTGATGACCTGCAGGTTGGTGTCTTTGCCCATGCCGTGCATATGAACGAACTTGACCTGCTCATCAAAACAAGGTACCAAGACTTCTCTTAGATCCCTATTACGCAACAAGAATTCTAGAAAAGAAACCACCTTTCTCTAACTCTGAATTTGCATCTATGGATTTATCAGGTGTAAGGATTACTGGAGGTGCAGGATGCGTGAAGAGCGGACGGAGATGGTGAAGGAGTCCAAAGAATACTGGGAGTCACAAGCGATGTTGTCGATGGGTATCTGAATATTGGGCATGCAACCGCAGCCACTTCATTTGCTCAAATTGGTGATTGCCAATAAATTATCCAGCCGCTGAATATGAGGCGTGAAGAGTCCTCTAAGAAAATTGGAAATTTGATTCATTGACTGCTACTCAGCACCACCGACCCAAAGGTGGCAGTTATTAACATAACTGAGGGGAGATGGCGATGAAGCAATCCTTGTCAACCTCCTCAGATCTGGATAGAAACAGGATCGACCAATTCCTTTGTTCGCTTCCGTTGTACTTGTTTGGAATGATGTACTTCCAGTGTAGCTTATTTTTCTCATCTGTCTACTATTGTGCTATTTTTCTTTGTAGAGATAAGTTCTTTTAGTGAACAAATGGAATCCTGTGCAACTTCACATTCGAGCATCTTGCTACTTGCTTCAGTATTGATTGTTTGATATTCATCACATACCATTTCAGCCAGTTCCacatgtttgtttacataacagccTTAAAAAAACTAGAACAACAGGGACTAGCCCCTGTTATAGATTGCACGGTTCGTGCAATCGTGTTGGAATACGTGGAACTACTGAACATTAGGTGCTAGACTGGCTACATGTTGTCATTGTTTAATATACTATCAGGTACTACACGAATAAGAATCATTAACCGGTTCCTACAAGGTTGGGGCAAGCTCGACAATAGCCGGAGGCTTCCAACAACCTATGGGACTAGTACAACATCAAGCTAGTTTTCATAGGGGCTCATCTCAAGAGATCCCAGAAAGGAGCCTTAGGTTACAAGATCCACAAAGGACTAGGTGAGATTGACGAATTTCTTTCTTGGTGAAAATGTAGATCGGGACCTCCTCCTCCACTCCTTAAAGTATGTGCTTGATTGGTTGGATGGAGAgagaagctcagcaacaatggagaagACAAAGTACCGCACAACTGGTACTACCGCTTTCTCAAACGGTATTACCgtcttaggctggtgccaacgcgggcgggAGGGCGGCCGGTACCGCCCGCCGGGAGGCgatagggaggcgagaggggggcgagacgacagcgcggggcggtggatccaccgcccggcggtagcgcccgctaCCGCCCGGCTGCCGCCCGCGCTGGCGCCAAGAGGGGGGCGAGAGGGGGCGAGAGCGAGGCGGCGCGCTGGCGGGTCAGGGCGAGAGCGGGGGCGAGAGGGAGGGGGTAACGGCTAGCTGATgtggcgcgatctgattcgtccacgtcagctagccgttggggtagccgttgctggctcaaaaaattcgaaaaaaagccaaaaaccccaaaatttcatccccacccctataaataccccccatatggtttcactcactccacacccatttcatctcattcatctccttcactctctcaaatcttctccaccatgtcTGGTTGGACTCCAGATATGACCTCGTTCACGGATCTCTTGCAGCCCGACGGGTCACCAGCCACCCTAGATGATGTCTCTCCGACACATCGTCGCTCCAATGTCGGTTCTTCGCCGCTTCCCCGAGTTTTATACTCCTCCGGCACACCACCTCCGGGGCCATATGGGCCATACGCTCCACCTCCGGCGCCATATGGTTCATACCCTCCGCCTCCGTATCCATACCCCCCACCACCTCCACATGCTCCACCTACAGGTAGAGGGAGTGGGACTGTACCTCCTTACCCACCACCTTCGTACGGTTCATACGCTCCACCTCTGTATCCATAAGCGCCATATGGTCCGTACCCCCCACCACCTCCTGAAGCCAGTGCTCCAAGCTTCGAGTCCGATGCCGCGGAAACAATCCTACCAACGCGTCCAACGTGTTCAAAGAGGCTTGACTGGACAACTGCGGACGAGGAAAAACTGGTACTTTACTTACCCATAACATATTTCGGGGTTGGTTCTTGCTCGGATTTTTCACTAACAATATCTATTTCGGGGTAGGTTCATGCTTGGCTTTTTCACTCCAAGGACTCTGTCGCCGGTAATTGCAAGACCGGCCCTAGTTTTTGGGGTCAGATAGCTGCAACCTTCAACTCTACCTCGGATCCTGCCCGTAATCGGACCTCGAAGCAACTGAAGGATCATTGGAACGCCTACAACAaggacactagtaggaaaagcctcatcagtggcgcacgaaaataggcttctgtggcgcacgggaggtgcgccacagaaacgtcgccacaaaaataaggtttatgTGGCGCATCtggcagtgcgccacaaaattaaggtttctgtggcgcactgtgtccggtgcgccatagaaataagtagttctgtggcgcatgtggtgtcgctgcgccacagaaataggtgcgccacagaattatgttttggtgcgccacagaacaatctacaggtatactcgattttgtgctctctggtgtattatacaggttttatactggttttatacaccgtatacaggttatatactgatataatatagacagatataatatggacatatataatcatcacatcatcatcacattacttagagcccgatcgagttatacatatagctccatacaactcataatccatgcaaattaagaaagttctcatcatctctagatacaaacgaagtgacaccggccgccgcctacactaggatgaaatagagtaccgccgcgacgatggtgagcaagagcgagagcacaaggaaggtcttcatcttgctcttgttcgcttggtgcgccctccacttggcaaccgcctcgtgtctagtcgggtaccctttgtagcagttgccgctgaacttgtgcacctgtttcttgcactcctcccactcctcgtacactcctggaacccgcccctcgaacacgacgtagtacgtcatctctatggacacaaggcatattagtatataacgcaatggaaagagttagagggttcacatgcatacatattcacaagaattaaagcaaggaaataataataaacctaaaagaaatatagcatcggtatcacataagtaatatggttcaacgataacgactacaatagtaattgaagtccaacaacgacgaccaccgtttcgagcaaattaagcaagtttagtttacaacacggtacaaattgtccatcgattcaaagtaatgctaggcacaccggcctcggtcaacgagacgtcttcttgagcggcttcgggaacggcttgtacaagtccttcgtcgtccacgtccttccatcaccctgcctatgtaggcgttcttcgacatccctcttaggcaacgctctggctgcgtgtaagagccccgatccgttggatacatcttgtaagataatttccgagagctttacttggatgcgatggaagtcttctctaagatcatcatcactgatttcccccgacattttaatggggtctcgcttactaggtggcagagacatcatctctgcatcctcgacaaaccctttaaggtgatggaggacatagaaggcctccttaatgctgccagctggctgcttgatacaagggaagttgatcacgtgcttgaacccgatctttttagtgtccggcctgatatattgcccattcttgtcgaaggtgcctccatttttggagtagccaaggatagcctcatcgagaacaccccttattctcttgtagtctttcttcgtcgtcgtactcgacgagtcaaaatactgggctagtgaccactttggatctaggatgatgagtgtgctgtatttgtccctgctcaacacatgcaattgaaatggaatgttggaaatgatcggcaatggaagaaatatataagaaagcataagttacgacggccgtgagcggatgtgtacttactcgggaaagacaggcagaagaatggtgttgctctctttgtgcatgagcatgaagttctggaggtaccgcaccgccttggtccgtgtccttgagccatCCTGGAGcaggctatcgcgcatgtagtagggatccgctaccgcgatgtggcggggtctctctctgttgatcttcatctgaagattgatcgcgtataggcggacaaagttatagtcgagccgtttcgagtgaaatagattgaagacgtcctcgaacgctatgaagaagatatccgcggggtcttcattgatgaagttctggtcggacggcaccttgaccgagaacaccgggtaatttggatccttttctttaagaaggacgctctcttgataatgaatagagtgctgcaaagggagcatttgtccacttgcgaggtgttccatgtccggaggcagtataggtttaccagcttcatgacaccggggcaagccatccggtgtaggtggtaccatgtcgtcggcccggatcctcttaggagcaggctagctcgaagatgcgcccttcttggctcctctcttccttcccttcttcacctgacctactgggggtgcttgtggtgctgatggtggtgcttcgggtgctggtggtgcttctgaggttgctggggttgatttgggtggctccccgatgatcgtcttacgcagcgtgttagggctgaaaacggtagcaggcttgacttgagctggattgccagcctccggaggagtgtcttgagaaagacccgtgaagaccaggcgctgcttcgtgactgtagggggacgactaagttgatcgccgtgtgtgcggaaggcttgttcatccataggaggcatgtacatatcttggttgcaggcgccagtgttgatgtaggcatcgatgtcatcatcatcatctacatcgttgccatcaagtggcgccatgtcctggaccttaggtggtggcggttgcgatgccgccgcttggcgtaccgtgcatctagtagacggtcgttgcggta
It includes:
- the LOC127293631 gene encoding probable E3 ubiquitin-protein ligase BAH1-like 1, with the translated sequence MKFGSIYEEYLRVEQDKYLAKCSHVEYKRLKKVLKRCRVDRSLQEDVTNGDQLLDGTDASSDICECNSCTLCDQMFFTELNKEASDIAGCFSSRVQRLLHLHVPSGLQRYIWRVRQCFIDDQQVMVQEGRMLINYVTMNAIAIRKILKKYDKIHGSVSGRDFKSKMQTEHIELLQSPWLIELGAFHLNCDSLDVDEPVGFFKNGFFKNFSCDLAGTQPVMTMAISETIKYEYNLTCPICLDTLFNPYALSCGHLFCKGCACGAASVYIFQGVKTAPPEAKCPVCRAVGVFAHAVHMNELDLLIKTRCKDYWRCRMREERTEMVKESKEYWESQAMLSMGI